One genomic segment of Actinomycetota bacterium includes these proteins:
- a CDS encoding DJ-1/PfpI family protein, with product GIDMALALVARLTDEPTARMVQLAIEYDPHPPFGGIDWGQVDRDIYEPILGPMVKRELADRPELLAKLST from the coding sequence CCGGCATCGACATGGCCCTGGCCCTGGTCGCCCGCCTCACCGACGAGCCGACCGCCCGGATGGTCCAGCTGGCCATCGAGTACGACCCCCACCCACCGTTCGGAGGCATCGACTGGGGCCAGGTGGACCGGGACATCTACGAACCGATCCTTGGCCCCATGGTGAAACGGGAATTGGCCGATCGGCCCGAACTCCTGGCCAAGCTGAGCACCTGA